The DNA sequence TCTTAAATCACCATAAAtcgtttaaaacagcattttcagagttacaatttcaaacaatttttgagGGCAGGaaccgactaactaaaagtgaggcccaaggcccacaataatttagagggcccctgaaggctattattttaaaaatgtgtgtattttttgtatagttgcaatgctatgcataattcttttagTAATTCGGGGcaccttaggaagagggggccccaggcccaggcggcctgtgtggtaatcaggccctgtctgAGGGAGCttccaaacctcttctcctctaccattaccaaagatgaATAGAATGCGTTTTTAGGGAGcaagttagaaaaatttcctgTTGTGGGGCTTCGAGACTTTCCTTCACGTAATATCATGAAAATATGGTATTAACctgcgtttttagcactacaatttcaaaacaattccGTCGGAAAACCCCCGAACCTCCCTCTTCTTTACATAATTGGAgataatatttgcgtttttaaaaggtttcaattttgaaaaatgagcgAGAGAGGAATGGGGGGTGGGTCCTCCGACCcattaatattacgaaagacagttagaatgcatttctaagattacaaatgagAAACATTTCTTGGGAAGGGCCTTGAAATCTCTCCAtagacaggggagcgccaccaagccacttctcccctaacattaccaaagatcgtctaaaatgcgtttttaagactacaaatttgaaaattttccgggggagaaacccccggacccccttaattcaGAGTTAATATTATAAACCAAGATATTCTCTTTTCCCGGTAATCTAATAAGCGAGCTCGACTGCTTACAATCAGAttctttttatcaatatttagATCTATTAAAGATTTACTCATAAACCAGAAGCTGAAACTATTCTCTTTGTATATATTTAAGATACGCCTGAAATAACTAAAGGGCCGCCAGTTCCATATGTCACCTATGTTTTTGATCTCACGACGGATATAAGAAGATATATATAGCAACAGTtagacatttaattatttttaacttatgtcgcctagtgaaaattccttaaaaaatgctctgaagcaatggggaaatgttttcgccaattctgcatattttaccaTCTACGTTATCATAATTCCCCCAGACAATGTAaaaattgcgggaagagtttgaaaactaggagtcttagcaattttcccaattgtcgccaaatttgtggacgccaaagaccaagggctaatgtactCCGGcaatggccttgctgatagtgacagaagcaaatatttttatcccataattgacgatagcgccaaacccccagttatcgaaataacttcgaaattactaatgaaaagaaaccagagCATCGTAAAAGCCGGGAggatggaagttgtatttgtgCATGCTTTTACCTTTAATTCTAAAGAAGGAATttactatgatttagctttcgaaacttaatgatatccaaacaaaatatcaatgtgaaaagtagccaagttcgatcgaaatgaggttctggatagacggtgtcaccgacaagattcagatctcaacggataacaagttccatagcagttcctcatggaaattggattgccccgtgttcttcaattcattttgaaaacaattttttactttctttgatcccggatttaaacttggcaagttactgtataattAGAGTGGgcacatgttttggaaattgttttttgacgaccaaaacttgccgcaagtttaaaatccggaatccaagaaaacaaaaaataaaaaaaatgttttctgaatgaCTTGGAAAACATGGGACAGTCCAACTTCTGAGGAacagctatggaacttggtacccgTTTAGATCTGAATTTTTTTATCGGTGACGCCGTCTACCCAGGGCCTCATTTTGATCGAACTTGgctctttttcacatttatgttttgttcgGATTAATTTTACAGCGATCCATAGCGTACGGTAATGCCCACAGCCCCGCTATTTTAATTACGATAtagaaaataatgccttttagttcAAAGCAATTTCATGTGTAAcggaaagacagttttttttttttttttttaagttttaagcgattacagtgaaattattttcatttcagctgactttttttctctgcacttcattgttaaaatatgaaaaacgagACAGAGAAGAGAAATTCTATTCCTTTTTCCTCACTGTTTGTGCTCTTTTCTGCTCCGTGTTGAAATGACAATTTTCTGAAccaagtttttggactttttggaTATTTGTGTGACATTGtgtattaattcaatcttttaactgacgaatactttcgtgatagagaagtaacaataagaaactgttaatttaaataatttttcatgcactaggttgataaaattcaaatttatgcgTTTTGACGGAATAACTGTGGTGGAGTGGCTTTTAAAGTCCATTCATTGCTATAAAAAAGACCTTTTTtcttaattaagttaaaaattgttgcctttaacttatatgacactactgttgttgtttacgtgtccatGGTTAATAACCATGAAAGGATTGAGGGCTATTCCCTcgagatttttgacatttttatttattcacacatagacaacatgagaaagattttcagcgttaagaaaggaaatacaccactcagagcatccgaggttatcggacccacgtttaccggcattGGAAGcaaagtttctaccacaaagccacgaaggcccccaacgcataatgaatgaggcataatgagtgatatagtttacaaaatcattccaataaattaatgaaaaaaaattctttcgagagaattttgacggacaggtgtaatctttatatcaggatttttcttaaaattactttatgGACTATGTTTAGAGCTCAGACAAAATTATGTGTGCACATTTTAACTAACGAAACAGGAATTTCAGAGTGGAAAGAGAAATTTACACttgctctaattttttttaaatttagttttatagcacgagcagagccgtgcgggtactccTAGTGTTAAATAAAGACGTTACATTTACCAGTTTGGCAAAGTAAATCAAAAGGCAACATTTTCCCGTTGTTAAGCAGCTTCAAAGGAAAGCATCCACATGCATCGAAATATGGCTGAATGTTGCAAAGTTGCAGACAAATCTGAAATGAAGAAGCAGTTCTAGTTAATCTTTAGTGAAAATAACTTGGTGATTGAAAGAACTTATTCATTATCCTGTCCCTTACGTTTGGCAgaaacgaaatttccttccccccttAACTTTCAATTTTGCCTTTCGGTATATTTAGGAATTTAATGTCGGCGAAACTGTGCggaaagtaggaaaaaatgaagaaatgaaattttgcgTCGGGAAAATGGCTAAAAATCTCTATTTTCTCTTATATTAAGTCTTGGTTTGCCCTTACTATAGGTTTCCTAACTATAGCTAATTTCTCAGTACGAAATCAGGTCACAGATCTGAGTTACGCTCAAAAATGTTACTTTGTATCGTTGCCTACGAGCTTTGAAAATGTATCCACCATTTTCAACTTTTCTCATCTTAAAACATCTCAACTCTGCCTTTGAGGGCTTTACCTCAAACTATGTTACTGCCATTCCAGACTGACCGTCCATAACAAGGGAGAAACAGCAGTCTTTGGATGCCGTAATGAGCTGTTTAGCATTTGTTTGTTGATCCTTCATAATGTCTGGTTGCGGGGCATTAGCTTTAAGTTTGTTACTTTATCTCTGCCCTTCGTagctttgaaaacataaaaataatttatggatgAGAAGTTCATTAGAAACTTAGGAATACCTGTTTTGACCATGGTCCGGTGAAGTTGTTAGATGCGAATTCATGGAGATAATCTCTGCAATCTGTTGTATAAGGGCTCGAAAGCAATCTATGTTGCTCCTGAAAAAGGGATGCCAATGATAAtacccacacacatgcatactCGGACATTCATTTCTCCATGCATTTtcattcagatgcaactttttcagaatttttttaaaaatacttctcaTTCACAagtgaccataaaacattgtatttaagtAAAACATGAGACAAAGAATCACTTGGTGCCCGCAACTCAATTTGGagaaaaagtgcagatacgacaaTTTGTGCGCTTATCACGGCAGTATACAGCTTTCATGAGAAAATCAAGTGGATTGAGGGTGGTTAAAATTAAACTGACAGTACGTATACATATACTTCAAACTATCAAAGATGATGGAACGACTCCGACATGACATATTTAAGAGCATATTTGTATGCAATTTgattaatcttctttactaataataaagctgaaagtctctctgtccggaggatgtctggatgtctggatgtctgtaggatgtctgtaggatgtctgtgacgcgcatagcgcctaaaccgttcctccgattttcctgaaatttggcacaaagttagtatgtagcatgggggtgtgcacctcgaagcgatttttcgaaaattcgatgtggttctttttctattccaattttagaaaaaaactatcataaattacgaaattatcataacgtggaaccgtaacatgggcacaaaccaattggcgagatacgaaattatcataacgtgaaactgtaacgtcggtacaagccaattggcgagaaaattcaccatacattatttgtaaatatacaagcgaaccaaaagacctttaatttttctattacgggcgaagccgtgcgggtgccactagtagtgAATAATGCTCGTGTATATCAAACAAACCTCGTTGACGAATCACTGGGGGTAAAACGAAATTTAGCACTGTGTTAACAACTGGTAACCTTTTCCAAAaaccttttctaaaaaaattctgtACGGAGACCTATATCTGCTAACgatcccactttttttttttttaatgcttcttgTTAATACTattgattaattaaatattattatttttacatttagtgttttttcatgtttttattattgtaaatTTTATCGTTACGTATTTTTATTTGTCTAAtaattttctgtttaaattttcTCAATATGTCTACTGCATCTATCATCCATTCCATCTAAAGTTTTGCGTGAAAGAAGCAGAAAACTAAACATAAGACAGTGGggcaagcaaagggatgtaaggggcaAAGCTAAAAATTTAGagttaaccagtacaaatggtaggggaatCTCTCCTCTGTTGTGGGGGCAAGagagagatagtactagtagccctggttggtgctgttatacagcaagatttagaaaatcttttctatgaaagcctacctaggaccttatatttaaaagagttttactcaaatcttgaaaatacccacttacatccctttgcttttcactacctcaTATAAGAGAAAAGAGAGAATAATGCAAATTTAGCTCAGACAAATTTTCGACCTAACTTTAATTAAAAGAACTTACAAGcgaaaatactaaataaataccaaacaACTCACCACTCTAATTTGAACTTCATACTTTTTTCCCAACTCCAATTCAATCTCAGAAAATTGTGCGTCAAATGGAGAGTGAATGCCCAAAATAGTTACTGGAGCAAAATTTGGGTTTAAAATATCCTGTAAGTCATAGCTTATGTAAAATTCAGCTCCAACATCATAATGAGGACTAATGAAAACACCTGAaatgaaatttaagtaaagtatttTCTCCTTTATTACTCATCCAAACTAAgctttaaataactaaaaacgtgaggaatatttgagattttgcttagaattttttgtaattacttttgtgcttatttattcgttttttttttttttttcattcaaagggTTTTAAGCTCCTTTAGTCCTGAAGGTAGTTTTGAATAGCAAATtcaggtggatttttttttttttttaattgtgagaaCGTTAGTCAAATGAAACCAAAAGAAATTAAGCAaaactttgaaatgtttttaataacctactattttaaatttattttgtactatTTGCTCTTTGTTTTGGTTAAAATCAACACGTCCAAgcaatatgattttaaaaaaaataaacctcacATTGTCTCAGTGTTACAAAGAGCTCATTCGTGAAAATGAGCCATGTGATCATATAGTTCTGCGTTTAGATACTGAAATCTTGAGTACCCTTGTAGCTCTGAACATGTATGAAATCATAGTGGCTATTTGTACATCGTTGCTATTTTGTAAGTTGTCCTTATCGAGTTCAAATTCAAAGATACGATAGGTAAAAGCAACGATTTCCCAGAACGTTTTTGAGTTTTACACTTCCTGTagaaaattattactattatgattgttataaattattattattgttatttattattattattgttgttgttgtttattattgttattatattattattattattattattattgttatttattattattattgttgttgttgtttattattgttattatattattattattattattatatattattattattgttgttgttgtttattattgttattattatattattattattattgttgttatttattattattgcattttattattattattattactattgttgttatcattagtattattattgctattataaTCATTATTACGTCTGTAGGAACGATACTGGGAGGCAAGAGACCGAATGGGTCGATAGACGTTTTCTACTGTCATTTTTTTGTTATTCCTTGTTGTTTCTTTGTTCATTAGTTAGTTTGTTTTGGATGTCAATATTGTCTTTTGTACCCGccattgaaaaaaatcatcaccattattattactattattattattattctcattattataattattattattgttattataattattatttttattgctgttattactattattaatattattgttattattattactatcatcaTTGTTGTTTTTACTATTCTtagtattattgttattattattaatgtcattattgttataagaattattatttttgggaatattattattgttgttattactgttattattactgttattactatcattattaccataatttttttattatactgaaaaaggaattttagaaattgCTGTACATCAACACATTTGCTACTCACttgtaattttttctgtttctctACCACCGTATCCATACATGTTTGTAGAAGAACAGGGCAAGTATTCCAGACCTTTGTTATAAACACTATGGATAAATACGGAAGTCTCATTTCCTTGGCTAAAagggtaaaatttttattgacaaATTTGTTATgcttaaatttaacaataaaaaattgaaaaatgaacttttcgctactttttcaaataagaagaaaacaactTTAAAAGAAGATTTAAAATCTGCATTATTTTCCGGTTTTTTGTTCGACCAATCTTAGGttcaaataacagaatttttaaaaaataataagcacttttcataatacaCTCAAAAGGATAacataacttttctgggtcagaaaggacagtttcagtatttctgtagttttcaatcattccaagaaaatgataccacaaacgaagaaaagtgcggttcaagtcatgtacagaattttttttatcattatctagctttcaattataaatttgagtgttgaattatgcatatttttcttaacgggaaagtttggtttcaaatgacttgagctgcacttttcttcgtttgtggtgtcattttcttggaattttcgaaaactacagaaatactgaaactgtcctttctgatccagaaaagttattttatccttttgagtgcattatgaaaagtgcttattatttttttaaaaatctgttattttattctttttagtgtaaatgtatttcagaaatagaataatgttaccaacacgaaatttcaccttatttttttcaaacaaatgctCCTTACTGAAAGAAAACGAATCCtttatacgtgtctaaaactttaaacaattgGCCCTAAAAAtttatccttgttcctctctaagaTTTTTTTGTGTGCTAaattaattagaaccatttaaatattaaaagatttcgccaaactattttatgtttcacaacGTGCAAAGTTACTGATAAACATCTTAACAGGATGGATCTCttggatgaggataaaaatcctaagaaagcaatcatattgaataaatttcatgctttctccagagaaaccttgattcaaaattttcattatgattgatTTTAACCTTAATGTTGCAAGGCAACACAATTTGtgacaatgggtttcatatttaaacatttaatggggatatTCATAgattaataataagaatagaccgagctatggcaacccttttgctgctcataaaccaaaccatgtgactggtggatatcctaagAATAGCAggcagcagacgatcaacgcccgcgagaaataaaataaattgaaattgatggaacacggaagaatgatcttttatggagtccgatttgtaaatttgttattctaagttgtaaatattttgttaatatagtgagtttttcgtttagatttttgtgcattttctttagtcaatttcaatacctctctaagcaattaaagatgcaagcgcccaaaacgaatcggcaaacggtaagatttttacctacaatttcaatttaagataccgattagttcatttttgcgttaacgcaaagcgtttacgccattacgtttacgccaacgctaacgtagcagttccgaatgaaataaaagttactgaaagctgtgatcaaaaactaattactaatgtcaaaataatgcataactaaaagaaaaacagtttaatctctgcacctggaaaaaaattataatgaaaacacattacgtcttaaaatacatgtcgagtgccaaactatagataatgttgctatctagcaaccatgctgccaaagctttcgccaagcctcccaccagtcacatgatgtatccatgaaccaattttttcatcagcaagtctgggaaagctcggtctactcttattattagtctatggtgaaattacatgaaatttgctgttttccatcctaaccgaaataatgattttatttcagaatttcaatttttcagcgttaagttgtacctaaaaattaagcaaatcatttagtgaagtccagaagtctctaagtgatttagttgctgaaatataagcaaaagcaagcctcagattactccgtgacaaacaGGTCAAGTATAACAAAAGTGCTTAAACAACAAAATATACAGGTTACAcaaataaaatccttttttttctttctctttttttatatgaataggacaataaagttttcaaaaacgacAGAAGCATCGAGGGAGCACGCGTGAAATTTTGacagaaagaatttttttcaaaaagatgatTACTGGTCACAAGCAATCAATAGCAATTAAACCAAAATAAGCTAgtaatcatctttactaataataaagctgaaaggcagaatagaaataaataagtaatctAACAAATGCACTAGCTACCAGTGCAACTGCTTTACTTCAGAACGAGTTGAGAAAAAGGTGTAATGAATATTGCGGTCTCATAAAATTATATGGTGCCCACAGCAGACTTGATTTAGATAAAAGAAACATGTACGGGATATACCGGcatatgacatccagagactgcaaatTCGTCCTTGTTATGTACTCATCAGTCCGGAGCAGTCAATAAtcgaactggaggcagatgtcatctcactgaaACTCAGAGAGCCTACAAAGTGGTAGCTAAAATGAATTCAGCGCACTAGCGAGCGTCATTGTTGCGGTTTTTACTAGTGATTTGAAAGCAAAGTTTCGGTAATAAGCAGTACCGTTAAACACCCGGActtgtcccctcccccccccccccgtttttcttccagaatccagactgatgagtccataataaaaacaaagctgCATTCTATAGATGTCATTACCGGGCTGTCGCTATGGTAATGGTAACATACAGTTCAGATTTAGCTCTGGTTTAAGGGCGGTTACTTACTGCTTATTATGAAGATATATCTTTGATTATAGAGTTAGGAGAGCGCGCATGTCTGATTTGTCCTGCCACAAATATCAAATTTTGGTTTTCCGCTTCGTAAAAATTCTCAGAATGCATAAATCATTTCTCAATATGTTTTCATCACATGACATTTTATCTAAATAGATATTTTTACGAATAAACAGTAAAAGTGGATACTTACAAAAAGAGTTCCGGAGGGGTGAAAGCGTTCAAGAAATCTCTCTCACCAAAGTCTTCTCTCGATTGGGGAAACTGAAgagaaaaatgtaataataaatgtATCAAACTTGTTCGGTGTATTAAAACAGACAGGGATCAGTaggttcaatattttaaaatgattagttagttaaaccgtATTTAAGCTCACTTCATCAATGACCAAGAAAGAAGTTTTCGATGCCGAATTTGATTCGGTTAACTACTATCTCACTGATTTAAAAGCTGACTCATAGTCACTTGGGCCAACCTGCCTGGATTATGGAGTAAATTGATCCACGTTACTTATGTAGTGTTCAGATCAGGGCTGCGTAGTCGGAGTCAAAgattcggagtcggactgattttggggtaaaggagtcggaattggGAGTAGAGGGCTTAAAGTTCCAAGCGTCGGAGTCTGTCTTTTATCCTCAAAGTCCACAACTGTGCCAGTAATtgtggagtcgaactgattttggggcaaagtAGTCAGAGTCGAAAGTTCTAAAATTTCTGGAttctgagtcggtcattttccctctgactctgcagccttgGTTCTGAAAATTCAGAAGTTGATCAAAAGACACTATTCTgtgcttaaaatacaccgccagctcagttattccatccgaggactgcagtttcgtactttttagcactcatcagcccggaataggaatcacatgagctgaaGGCGAAAAATCTTTTAAGGgagtcaagagagccaaacaaactgctagctaatgcagaattagcaaacca is a window from the Uloborus diversus isolate 005 chromosome 6, Udiv.v.3.1, whole genome shotgun sequence genome containing:
- the LOC129224980 gene encoding uncharacterized protein LOC129224980, giving the protein MYGYGGRETEKITSVFISPHYDVGAEFYISYDLQDILNPNFAPVTILGIHSPFDAQFSEIELELGKKYEVQIRVEQHRLLSSPYTTDCRDYLHEFASNNFTGPWSKQICLQLCNIQPYFDACGCFPLKLLNNGKMLPFDLLCQTDEEYICSSNVSVITEERDKCYFSCKNDCVKWVYYADVVERMQTFIEDYSITGVVLRLKESSLTVMSYKPKYELTEIVSCIGGYLAFWLGFCTISLADFLLSLFKTSCKQSNRP